Below is a genomic region from Plectropomus leopardus isolate mb unplaced genomic scaffold, YSFRI_Pleo_2.0 unplaced_scaffold9503, whole genome shotgun sequence.
ATTTTCACGTCTGGTTTTTAGAATCATGCAGGACCACACAGAGGGGAGCAGCTTGCAGTCCCAAGCTCTTGAAACGATACAGGAGAGGCTGCGAGAGGCTGAGCTGGGCCTCAGGAGGGAACAGGACAACTACCGGCAGATGCAGGTGCACATGATGCCATACATCTTCCTTTTAACACTCAGCTGCCACTTAATTAGGTACACCTTGCTAGTACCGGGTTGGACCCCCTTTTGCCTTCAGAACTGCCTTAATTCCTCGTGGCATACATTCAATAAGGTGCTGGAAACATCAGAGATTTTGGTCCCTATTGACATGATAGCATCACTTtgttgctgcagatttgtcGGCTGCACGTCAATGATGGGAAATTCCTGTTCCCACTCCTCAAAGGTGCTTTATTTGATTGTGATCTGACTGTGGAGGCCATTTGGTTACAGTAAACTCATTTTCATGTTCAAGAAACAATTTTGAGATGATTTGAACTTTATGACATGACATCCTGCACGTTATCCTGCTTGAAGTAGCCATCTGAAGATGATTACACTGTGGTAATAAAGGGATGGACATGGTCAGCAACAATACTCCGGTAGGTTGGTGCCATTTAAACGATGCTCATTTGGTTATAAGGGGACTTGGGGGGCTTGATACATGAGGCTGGGCCCCAGTTCACGCTTGAAGTTGAACAGGTGAACCTAAAAAAGTGGCTGGTGAGCGTATATGACAGTTCAGTCTCCACTGaaagtttggaaaagatcagatttcttaattctgtgtttttgtgcagagtGAGTATGCTGGCCGCCTGTCCAAAGCGGAGGCTGAGAGGCAGACCCTCGCAGAGACGGTGACTGCAGCAGAGCGGcgagctgcagaggagaggcTCAGGGTCGAAGACCTCCAGCAGCAACTGAAAAGTGCCAAAGCTGCAGCTGAGACCGCCAAACAGGAGTTACAGGACTACAAGCACAAAGCTTCACGCATCCTACAAGTGagacaaatttatttaaaatatttttgtgttcttttgcaattttttttttctttttgtcatcttttgaTTAACTGTTGTTgattatgttttaaatgttcctcTAGTCCAAAGAAAAGCTAATCAGCAGCCTGAAGGAGGGATCTGGTCTGGAGACGGTGGACGGCAGCGGGGCCATGGCTCTGGAGCTGGAGGACTTGCGTCATGAGAGGGAAATGCAGAAGGAGGACATCCAAAAACTACAGGGGCAAGTGCACACGCTTCGAATAGAAATACAGGTGAGGATTTAAAGGgcagaaaatagagaaaaggaTTGTCTGTATTGGTGTTTGTGTATCT
It encodes:
- the LOC121940838 gene encoding golgin subfamily A member 5-like, with product MQDHTEGSSLQSQALETIQERLREAELGLRREQDNYRQMQSEYAGRLSKAEAERQTLAETVTAAERRAAEERLRVEDLQQQLKSAKAAAETAKQELQDYKHKASRILQSKEKLISSLKEGSGLETVDGSGAMALELEDLRHEREMQKEDIQKLQGQVHTLRIEIQVRI